A window of Corythoichthys intestinalis isolate RoL2023-P3 chromosome 14, ASM3026506v1, whole genome shotgun sequence contains these coding sequences:
- the LOC130930373 gene encoding 5-beta-cholestane-3-alpha,7-alpha-diol 12-alpha-hydroxylase-like, with the protein MEDFLLRALMGGLYLLGVFRQRRPGEPPLDKGLFPWLGHVLEFRRDTVKFLQRMQRKHGDVFTIQLGGFYVTFLQDPLSFGPFVKESREKLDFNKFAKHLVHRVFGYWSPNSEHHILQQSSNKHLKGDGLEVLTQSMTFNLKNLMLYNLGKEKQAWTEDGLFMYCYNIVFRAGYLSLYGNVSAKCEDDEEKAKEKDRVESEALFYKFRKYDQLFPNLAYGVLPPKKRLELRGLMDYFWNVLSVSKVKTKDNISGWVWDMQQVREEMGMDEAMIDRYMFLLLWASQGNTGPSSFWLLLYLMKHPDAMAAVKCEVDRIVRESGQEVRRDGPLLDLTRDMLLKTTVLDSAVEETLRLTAAPLLTRAVLQDMTLKMADGQEFFIRKGDRMAVFPYTGVQMDPGIHPDPTVFKYDRFLNPDGSRKTEFYKEGKKVKYYTMPWGAGVSICPGRFFATNELKQFIFLMLVYFEFELLDPEIEIPSIDVRRWGFGTMQPVREVPFRYRLRY; encoded by the exons ATGGAGGATTTCCTTCTCAGAG CATTGATGGGAGGCTTGTATCTTTTGGGGGTGTTCAGACAGCGAAGACCTGGGGAGCCCCCTCTGGACAAGGGTCTCTTCCCTTGGCTGGGCCACGTCTTGGAGTTCCGCAGAGACACGGTGAAATTCCTGCAGAGGATGCAGAGGAAGCACGGTGATGTGTTTACTATCCAGTTAGGTGGCTTCTATGTCACCTTTCTGCAGGACCCCTTGTCCTTTGGTCCGTTTGTCAAGGAGAGTCGGGAGAAGCTGGACTTCAACAAGTTTGCCAAGCACCTGGTGCACAGGGTCTTTGGCTACTGGTCGCCCAACAGCGAGCATCACATCCTGCAGCAATCCAGCAATAAGCACCTGAAGGGGGATGGCTTGGAGGTCCTCACGCAGTCCATGACATTTAATCTGAAGAACCTAATGCTGTACAACCTCGGCAAAGAGAAGCAGGCTTGGACAGAAGATGGCCTCTTTATGTACTGCTACAATATCGTGTTCAGGGCGGGCTACCTGTCCCTGTATGGCAATGTTTCAGCAAAGTGTGAAGATGATGAGGAAAAGGCCAAAGAGAAAGACAGGGTGGAATCAGAGGCCTTGTTCTACAAGTTCCGTAAGTACGACCAGCTCTTCCCGAATCTGGCTTACGGTGTCCTACCCCCCAAGAAGAGACTTGAACTGCGTGGTCTCATGGATTACTTCTGGAACGTCTTGTCGGTTAGCAAGGTGAAGACCAAAGACAACATCAGCGGCTGGGTGTGGGACATGCAGCAGGTGCGAGAGGAGATGGGCATGGATGAGGCAATGATTGACAGGTACATGTTTCTCCTGCTTTGGGCCTCGCAAGGCAACACCGGCCCGTCTTCTTTCTGGCTGCTCCTCTACCTCATGAAGCACCCGGATGCTATGGCAGCCGTCAAGTGTGAAGTGGACCGAATCGTGCGTGAGTCAGGCCAGGAGGTCAGGCGAGACGGGCCTTTGCTGGACTTGACGCGTGACATGCTGCTCAAGACCACCGTGCTGGACAGCGCAGTGGAGGAGACCCTGAGACTTACCGCTGCGCCCCTCCTTACCAGGGCTGTGCTTCAGGACATGACACTGAAGATGGCTGATGGCCAAGAGTTTTTCATCCGCAAGGGGGACAGGATGGCGGTCTTCCCATACACTGGTGTGCAAATGGACCCAGGCATCCACCCTGATCCCACAGTCTTCAAATATGACCGTTTCCTCAACCCGGATGGAAGCAGGAAGACAGAGTTTTACAAAGAAGGCAAGAAGGTGAAGTACTACACCATGCCCTGGGGCGCCGGGGTGTCTATTTGTCCAGGTCGCTTCTTTGCCACAAACGAGCTTAAGCAGTTCATATTCCTCATGCTGGTTTACTTTGAGTTTGAGCTGCTAGATCCGGAAATTGAGATCCCCAGCATCGACGTCCGGCGATGGGGCTTTGGAACCATGCAACCTGTCAGAGAGGTTCCATTCAGATACAGACTTAGATATTAA
- the higd1a gene encoding HIG1 domain family member 1A, mitochondrial yields MSAYEENESKFIRKAKENPFVPVGMAGFFAIVGYRLWKLKSRGDTKMSVHLIHMRVAAQGFVVGAMTVGVIYSMYRDFFAKPREEQNQTKSK; encoded by the exons ATGTCTGCCTACGAGGAAAACGAGTCCAAATTTATAAGGAAAGCCAAGGAAAATCCATTCGTACCAGTGG GAATGGCAGGCTTCTTCGCCATTGTGGGTTACAGATTGTGGAAGTTAAAAAGTCGCGGGGACACTAAAATGTCCGTGCACCTGATCCACATGCGGGTGGCAGCCCAAGGCTTTGTAGTGGGAGCCATGACCGTGG GTGTCATTTATTCGATGTATAGAGACTTCTTTGCCAAACCAAGAGAAGAACAGAACCAAACAAAATCCAAGTGA